Within the Petrotoga mexicana DSM 14811 genome, the region CTCCAGTATTTCCCAACTTTTCTGAAGTTACTTTGTCCGGATCCGGTGCGGCTTTTCTTAACAACTTTGTGTAAGGATGTAATGGATCTAATACTACTTCATCAGCCGTTCCTTCTTCCATTATCATACCAGCATACATCACAGCTATTCTATCTGAAATGTATCTAGCAGCTGCTAAATCATGAGTTACGTGAATAATTGTAGTATCAAGATCATCTCTAATTTTCAGCATTAATTTCATTATACCTGCTCTAATGGAAACATCCAACATGGATACTTCTTCAATATTTATCTAAAAAATTTGGGATCCAGAACATCTCTTAAGCCATCTCCTAAGATATTTATACTTAAAACTATAATTGCTATGATAGCACCCGGGAGTAAAGTCAGCCAAGGTGCTGTTAAAATAAAATTCGTTCCTTGACCTACCAACCCCCCTAAGGTAGGTTCTGGAGGTGGAACACCCAAACCTAAAAAACCTAGTGAAGCTTCAGTCAAAATAGCTGTTGAAAAATTTGTTGTAAAGGTAAC harbors:
- a CDS encoding oligopeptide/dipeptide ABC transporter ATP-binding protein, with amino-acid sequence MLDVSIRAGIMKLMLKIRDDLDTTIIHVTHDLAAARYISDRIAVMYAGMIMEEGTADEVVLDPLHPYTKLLRKAAPDPDKVTSEKLGNTGEVPDLINPPKGCPFEPRCQFAMERCKNWLPPYFQVDNRKVRCFLYEKPPTNTEF